The Oxalobacteraceae bacterium OTU3CINTB1 genome includes a window with the following:
- a CDS encoding helix-turn-helix domain-containing protein, whose protein sequence is MPSPAQEPRAEIPKFALYGEQTRTENAEFVHIELIETRSRRYDWHIDNHTHPGLFQVLFLFGGEVRASVNDTLWERRGPAVLTIHPSVVHGFDFSPEAQGYVLTVDQNVIFSAADNQGDLYSPLFVEPLAIDLTGLPEARARLEALLQQLLAEAAWPQYGHTLMLEWLARAALLLLVRVQADHRFADQSGRGDFELFSRFRAEVERHFKEQWQVGQYADVLKASPVRLNRLCLKLSGKSAFDITQDRLMLEACRKLTYVPASIASIAYELGFQDPAYFSRLFKKRMGLKPKEFRKND, encoded by the coding sequence ATGCCCTCCCCAGCCCAAGAGCCACGCGCCGAGATACCCAAGTTTGCCCTCTACGGCGAACAAACCCGTACTGAAAACGCCGAATTCGTGCATATAGAGCTGATCGAAACGCGCAGCCGCAGGTACGACTGGCATATCGACAACCACACACACCCGGGACTATTTCAGGTACTTTTTTTATTCGGGGGCGAAGTGCGCGCCAGCGTCAACGACACGCTCTGGGAGCGGCGCGGCCCCGCCGTTTTGACGATCCATCCGTCGGTGGTGCACGGCTTCGATTTTTCGCCGGAGGCGCAGGGTTACGTGCTGACGGTGGACCAGAATGTGATTTTCTCGGCGGCCGACAACCAGGGGGATTTGTATTCCCCGCTGTTCGTCGAACCGCTTGCGATCGACTTGACGGGACTGCCGGAGGCGCGCGCCCGTCTGGAGGCGCTGCTGCAACAGCTGCTGGCCGAAGCGGCGTGGCCACAGTACGGCCACACGCTGATGCTCGAGTGGCTGGCGCGCGCCGCCCTGCTGTTGCTGGTGCGGGTGCAGGCCGACCACCGCTTTGCCGACCAGTCGGGCCGGGGAGACTTTGAGTTGTTCAGCCGCTTCAGGGCGGAGGTGGAGCGTCATTTCAAGGAACAGTGGCAGGTCGGCCAGTATGCCGATGTGCTCAAGGCGTCGCCGGTGCGCCTGAACCGCCTGTGTCTCAAGCTGTCCGGCAAATCGGCGTTCGACATCACCCAGGACCGGCTGATGCTGGAGGCCTGCCGCAAACTGACTTACGTCCCGGCCAGCATCGCCAGCATCGCCTACGAACTGGGATTCCAGGATCCGGCCTATTTCAGCCGCCTGTTCAAG
- a CDS encoding 4-hydroxybenzoate 3-monooxygenase, whose translation MRTQVAIIGAGPAGLLLSHLLHLDGIESIIVETRSRADIEATIRAGVLEQGTMDILNDSGVGERMRSEGALHEGFELAFGGKRHRIDLMGLTGKAITVYPQHEVIKDLVAARLAADGQIFFEVSEVVLHGVDTLTPSATFVHKGEARSIEADFVIGCDGYHGVSRPAMPEQEQRKNFQRIYPFGWFGILVESAPSSEELIYAQHERGYALVSTRSPTVQRLYFQCDPSDNVDNWSDDQIWAELHARLENHDGWKLNEGKIFQKNIIGMRSFVSTPMQSGRLFLAGDSAHIVPPTGAKGMNLAISDVKLLARGLEQFYTKGSEERLASYSDDALKRIWRAEYFSWTMTRLLHTFAEATPFEREMQRAELENIVTSRAMATALAENYVGAF comes from the coding sequence ATGCGTACCCAAGTAGCCATCATCGGCGCCGGCCCGGCCGGCCTGCTGTTATCCCATTTGCTGCACCTCGACGGCATCGAATCGATCATCGTCGAAACCCGCTCCCGCGCCGACATCGAGGCGACCATCCGCGCGGGTGTGCTGGAACAGGGCACGATGGATATCCTGAACGATTCCGGTGTCGGAGAGCGCATGCGCAGCGAGGGCGCGCTGCACGAAGGCTTCGAACTGGCTTTCGGCGGCAAACGTCACCGCATCGACCTGATGGGATTGACCGGTAAGGCCATCACGGTCTACCCTCAGCATGAGGTCATCAAGGACCTGGTGGCGGCGCGCCTGGCCGCCGATGGCCAGATCTTCTTCGAGGTGAGCGAGGTCGTGCTGCACGGCGTCGATACGCTGACACCATCCGCGACCTTCGTGCACAAAGGTGAGGCGCGCTCGATCGAGGCCGACTTCGTCATCGGTTGCGATGGCTATCATGGCGTCAGCCGCCCTGCGATGCCGGAGCAGGAGCAGCGCAAGAACTTCCAGCGTATATATCCATTTGGCTGGTTCGGCATCCTGGTCGAGTCGGCGCCATCGTCCGAGGAATTGATCTACGCGCAGCACGAGCGCGGCTACGCCCTTGTAAGTACGCGATCGCCGACGGTGCAACGCCTGTACTTCCAGTGCGATCCTTCCGATAATGTCGACAACTGGTCGGACGACCAGATCTGGGCGGAGCTGCACGCGCGCCTGGAGAACCACGACGGCTGGAAGCTCAACGAGGGCAAGATCTTCCAGAAAAATATCATCGGCATGCGAAGCTTCGTATCGACGCCGATGCAATCGGGCCGCTTGTTCCTGGCCGGCGATTCGGCCCACATCGTGCCGCCGACAGGCGCCAAGGGCATGAACCTGGCCATCTCCGACGTCAAGCTGCTGGCGCGGGGCCTGGAGCAGTTCTACACAAAGGGCAGCGAAGAGCGCCTCGCAAGCTACAGCGACGATGCGCTCAAGCGCATTTGGCGCGCCGAGTATTTTTCGTGGACGATGACGCGGCTGCTGCACACCTTCGCCGAGGCGACGCCGTTCGAGCGCGAAATGCAGCGCGCGGAGCTGGAGAATATCGTGACCTCGCGCGCGATGGCGACGGCGCTGGCGGAGAACTACGTCGGGGCGTTTTGA
- a CDS encoding Crp/Fnr family transcriptional regulator: MHAVTPAAAPSPAISIIGAQQNELLRALSREELVSLFDHLELVPLTAGKHLFDFGDKMEYAFFPTNAIVSLQYVTEDGGATEIAVVGREGVVGVSMYETERANCSAVVQSAGYGYRIKSAVLREAFFSGGALAQQLMRHTSALFAQLAQTVAGVRHGSIEQRLCRWLLERLDRSTSNELKVTQEMIANMLGVRRESITCSAGKLQEEGLIEYRRGTVTVLDRSGMERRAGGCYVAA; this comes from the coding sequence ATGCACGCTGTTACCCCTGCCGCTGCGCCGTCGCCCGCCATCAGCATCATCGGCGCACAGCAGAATGAACTGCTGCGGGCCCTGTCGCGTGAGGAACTGGTTAGCTTGTTCGACCACCTGGAGCTGGTGCCCCTGACCGCCGGCAAACACCTGTTCGACTTCGGCGACAAAATGGAATACGCCTTCTTCCCGACCAATGCCATCGTCTCGCTGCAGTATGTGACGGAAGACGGCGGCGCGACCGAGATCGCGGTTGTAGGCCGTGAAGGTGTGGTCGGCGTGTCGATGTACGAAACCGAACGCGCAAATTGTTCGGCAGTGGTGCAGAGTGCCGGTTACGGCTATCGCATCAAATCGGCCGTGCTGCGCGAAGCCTTCTTCAGCGGCGGCGCACTGGCGCAGCAACTGATGCGCCATACCAGCGCGCTGTTCGCCCAACTGGCGCAAACGGTGGCCGGTGTCCGTCACGGCAGCATCGAGCAGCGCCTGTGCCGCTGGTTGCTGGAGCGTCTGGACCGCTCCACTTCCAACGAACTGAAAGTGACGCAGGAGATGATCGCCAATATGCTGGGCGTGCGCCGCGAGAGCATCACCTGCTCGGCCGGCAAACTGCAGGAGGAAGGCTTGATCGAATACCGTCGCGGCACCGTCACGGTTCTGGACCGCAGCGGCATGGAACGTCGTGCCGGCGGTTGCTACGTCGCCGCGTAA
- a CDS encoding TonB-dependent receptor produces MLSAGVIAGAQAQTATPPQDGDRIEKVEVTATRSASAVDVQQVPAAITVLKPDNLTKYGLGSLTDIASLVPAMSVQEQGPGINNITMRGLVVRGIVPSEVQDASLVAVYIDDMPVTLKSSNPDLKVLDLERIEVLQGPQGTLFGAGAMAGAVRQITQKPDVTDLFGSVEAVGSSTSKFGGGNHNLRGMVNLPLKNDVLGLRLTAYTGDDSGYIRNQYNGAVTNAVSTNQGRAALRLKASRDLVIDASVTASNVKAGVNDAYGDLAPYTTFALIPQTSNDKLQLYNVGVNYDLGGAQLVSSTSYLHRDTLYVTSAQYPATAFIFGGQNLLMQAAYTIGNKVDDFAQEFRVNSKGEGPFKWTAGAFFEKGKRNTLQDEPTVGFDARYAETRNFPGYNSQTNELAFNPDDFFSGAQNTKSRQAALFAEATYTVWEKLDLTAGVRLFRGTQDFDLRFSGLFGNLVGATPAAPVGQPTLSNSSATSKGANPRFVAAYRLDPDHTLYASAGKGFRYGGNNQPVPFNFCGINAPTTFEPDSLWNYEVGSKNTLLNHRMTFNASAYVIEWKDVQVFNRLPCTYYFTQNAGKIRSEGLELETAFKLTRRASVGLSAAYNHAYATRTVVTGIAAQNIPEGSRVPYAPRLSATATASYSIPVRGTDEVGVSASYAYRGDAYTNFAPEQGSYARIPSSNTVNATVTYKTGAYEVGLFGTNLTNGAKVSDVVPNTIAIQPGNLVYMARPRTVGLRVKARF; encoded by the coding sequence GTGTTGTCGGCTGGGGTCATTGCCGGCGCTCAGGCGCAGACCGCAACGCCTCCGCAGGACGGCGACCGGATAGAAAAAGTGGAGGTCACCGCGACGCGTTCGGCCAGCGCGGTCGATGTGCAGCAGGTGCCGGCGGCGATCACCGTGCTCAAACCGGACAATCTGACCAAATATGGCCTCGGCAGCCTGACCGATATCGCCAGCCTGGTGCCGGCGATGTCGGTGCAGGAGCAGGGACCGGGTATCAACAACATCACGATGCGCGGGTTGGTTGTGCGCGGCATCGTCCCTTCCGAAGTGCAGGACGCGTCGCTTGTCGCGGTGTACATCGACGACATGCCGGTGACGCTGAAGTCGTCCAATCCGGACCTGAAGGTGCTGGATCTTGAGCGCATCGAGGTGCTGCAAGGCCCGCAGGGTACCCTGTTCGGCGCCGGCGCGATGGCGGGCGCGGTCCGCCAGATCACCCAGAAACCCGATGTGACCGATTTATTCGGCTCGGTGGAGGCGGTCGGCTCCAGCACATCCAAATTTGGTGGTGGAAATCACAACCTGCGCGGCATGGTCAACCTGCCGCTGAAAAACGATGTGCTGGGACTTCGTCTGACTGCCTACACGGGCGACGACTCGGGCTACATCCGCAACCAATACAACGGCGCCGTCACCAACGCTGTCTCCACCAACCAGGGACGGGCGGCGCTGCGCTTGAAGGCTTCGCGCGATCTGGTGATCGACGCCAGCGTCACCGCGTCCAATGTCAAGGCGGGTGTCAACGACGCTTACGGCGATCTGGCGCCGTACACCACCTTCGCGCTGATCCCGCAGACCAGCAACGACAAACTGCAGCTGTATAACGTTGGCGTCAACTACGATTTGGGCGGTGCGCAGCTGGTTTCGTCGACCTCCTACCTGCATCGCGACACGCTGTACGTGACATCGGCGCAGTATCCGGCGACGGCGTTTATCTTCGGCGGACAAAATCTGCTGATGCAGGCCGCCTACACGATCGGCAACAAGGTCGATGACTTCGCGCAGGAGTTCCGCGTCAATTCCAAGGGTGAAGGCCCGTTCAAGTGGACCGCCGGCGCTTTCTTCGAGAAGGGCAAGCGCAATACGCTGCAGGACGAGCCGACTGTCGGTTTCGATGCGCGCTACGCCGAGACCCGCAATTTTCCCGGCTATAACTCGCAGACCAACGAACTGGCTTTCAATCCGGACGATTTCTTCTCTGGCGCGCAAAACACCAAATCGCGCCAGGCCGCGCTGTTCGCCGAAGCGACGTACACCGTTTGGGAAAAGCTGGACCTGACGGCCGGCGTGCGGCTGTTCCGCGGCACGCAGGACTTCGATCTGCGTTTCAGCGGCTTGTTCGGCAATCTGGTCGGCGCCACGCCGGCCGCGCCGGTCGGGCAGCCGACCCTCAGCAACAGCAGCGCGACGTCGAAAGGCGCCAATCCGCGTTTCGTCGCCGCCTACCGTCTCGATCCAGATCACACGCTTTACGCCTCGGCGGGCAAGGGCTTCCGCTATGGCGGCAACAACCAGCCGGTGCCTTTCAACTTCTGCGGCATCAACGCGCCCACCACGTTCGAACCTGACAGTCTGTGGAACTACGAGGTCGGCTCGAAAAACACGCTGCTGAATCATCGTATGACGTTCAACGCCAGCGCCTATGTGATCGAATGGAAGGACGTACAGGTGTTCAACCGCCTGCCTTGCACTTACTACTTCACGCAAAACGCCGGCAAGATCCGCAGCGAAGGACTGGAACTGGAAACTGCCTTCAAGCTGACGCGCCGCGCATCGGTGGGATTGAGTGCCGCCTACAACCACGCCTACGCTACGCGGACTGTCGTCACCGGCATCGCAGCCCAGAACATCCCCGAAGGCAGCCGCGTTCCGTATGCGCCGCGCCTGTCGGCCACCGCCACCGCCAGCTACAGCATTCCGGTGCGCGGCACGGACGAAGTGGGCGTCTCCGCCAGCTACGCGTATCGCGGCGACGCCTACACCAACTTCGCGCCGGAGCAGGGAAGTTATGCGCGCATTCCGTCGTCGAACACGGTCAACGCCACGGTGACGTACAAGACCGGCGCCTACGAGGTTGGCCTGTTCGGCACCAACCTGACCAACGGCGCCAAGGTGAGCGACGTGGTACCCAACACCATCGCCATCCAGCCTGGTAATCTGGTGTACATGGCGCGTCCCCGCACCGTGGGCCTGCGCGTTAAAGCGAGATTCTGA
- a CDS encoding fatty acid desaturase: MLKQRPSEYIDAHQRGEVAAERGRLLWLGEWPTWVLIAVIHGGWLLTLAYWREIGTVPATLLMIWWCAWYMSLQHELIHGHPTRWPAVNRLFGYLPLAVWYPYGLYRDSHLRHHNDFHLTMPALDTESNYVAPARWAEMNKPLRALHWFNKTFWGRMLVGPALAVTGAWVEAVREPLRGEWRNVPMWLTHVAVLAAMLWWVRSAFGVEPLYYLLAISYPAQSLAMVRSYYEHRPAADHKQRIVLNEAGFVWRVLFLNNNLHLVHHDLPSVPWYLLPRVYRARRLAYNTRSGGFHVQGYGRLMRRLGFGAIDAPVHPHMPD; this comes from the coding sequence ATGCTGAAGCAGCGGCCCTCCGAGTATATCGATGCGCATCAGCGCGGCGAGGTCGCTGCGGAACGGGGTCGCTTGCTTTGGCTGGGCGAGTGGCCGACGTGGGTGCTGATCGCCGTTATCCACGGCGGCTGGCTGCTGACGCTTGCATATTGGCGTGAGATCGGTACCGTGCCCGCGACGTTGCTGATGATTTGGTGGTGTGCGTGGTACATGTCGCTGCAGCACGAACTGATACATGGCCATCCCACCCGCTGGCCGGCGGTGAACCGCCTGTTCGGCTATCTGCCGCTGGCGGTGTGGTACCCATATGGCCTTTATCGCGACAGCCATCTGCGCCACCATAACGACTTTCACTTGACGATGCCTGCGCTGGACACCGAGAGCAACTACGTCGCACCGGCGCGGTGGGCGGAAATGAATAAGCCCTTACGCGCGCTGCACTGGTTTAACAAGACTTTTTGGGGACGCATGCTGGTCGGTCCGGCGCTGGCCGTCACCGGCGCCTGGGTCGAGGCGGTGCGCGAACCGCTGCGGGGCGAATGGCGCAATGTGCCGATGTGGCTGACCCATGTCGCCGTGCTGGCGGCGATGTTGTGGTGGGTGCGGTCGGCCTTCGGCGTCGAGCCTCTGTATTATCTGCTGGCGATCTCGTATCCGGCGCAATCGCTGGCGATGGTGCGTTCCTACTATGAGCACCGGCCTGCGGCGGATCACAAGCAGCGCATCGTGCTCAATGAAGCCGGTTTCGTTTGGCGGGTGCTTTTCCTGAACAATAATCTGCACCTGGTCCATCACGACCTGCCTTCGGTGCCGTGGTATCTGCTGCCGCGCGTCTACAGGGCGCGGCGGCTGGCTTACAATACGCGCAGTGGCGGTTTTCATGTCCAGGGTTATGGACGGTTGATGCGCCGTCTCGGTTTCGGCGCGATCGACGCGCCGGTGCATCCCCATATGCCGGATTAG
- a CDS encoding PhnD/SsuA/transferrin family substrate-binding protein, which produces MTWIAALPMYNVSERLGQAYEGLLAALAEEAGQVVSLASPSDLPAFWRQRDLLLSQTCGYPYMTQLRGKVTLVATPCYDFAGCSGSDYSSVIVVREGAEVDVLTDAVGLVAAINDSSSNSGMNVLRHAVAPLARGGRFFGKVIQSGSHAASVRMVRQGAADIAAVDCVTWGYLAREDSGAVRGLKVLRYSVASPGLPLIAGGGVEEALVVRLRGSLLRPSARVRALMEVLSIRGFEYRDDADYARILQLQTEAETAGYPGIT; this is translated from the coding sequence ATGACCTGGATTGCCGCTCTGCCGATGTACAACGTCTCCGAGCGGCTTGGACAGGCCTATGAAGGGCTGCTTGCCGCGCTGGCGGAGGAGGCCGGGCAGGTGGTTTCGCTGGCATCGCCTTCGGACCTGCCGGCGTTTTGGCGGCAGCGGGATCTGCTGCTTAGCCAGACTTGCGGTTATCCCTATATGACCCAGTTGCGGGGCAAGGTGACATTGGTCGCCACGCCCTGCTACGATTTCGCCGGGTGCTCCGGTAGCGATTATTCGAGCGTCATCGTGGTGCGCGAGGGTGCGGAGGTCGATGTGCTGACCGATGCGGTCGGGCTGGTCGCGGCGATCAATGATTCGAGTTCCAATAGCGGGATGAATGTGCTTCGCCATGCGGTGGCGCCGCTGGCGCGGGGCGGGCGGTTCTTCGGTAAGGTGATTCAGTCGGGGAGCCATGCCGCCAGCGTGCGCATGGTGCGCCAGGGCGCGGCCGATATCGCGGCGGTGGACTGCGTCACGTGGGGGTATCTGGCGCGGGAGGATTCAGGGGCGGTGAGGGGGCTGAAGGTGCTACGGTATTCGGTGGCGTCGCCAGGTTTGCCGTTGATCGCGGGTGGTGGGGTGGAGGAGGCGTTGGTGGTGCGGCTGCGCGGGTCATTGTTGCGGCCGAGTGCGCGGGTGCGAGCGTTGATGGAGGTGTTAAGTATTCGCGGCTTCGAATATCGTGACGACGCCGATTACGCGCGGATTCTCCAGCTTCAAACGGAGGCCGAGACGGCGGGTTATCCGGGAATCACGTAG
- a CDS encoding aliphatic sulfonate ABC transporter substrate-binding protein codes for MFTPRRRTVLSLFALTSLLPLASLPALAQKPSTLRIGYQKSSTLLTILKVRGQLEQDLAPLGVKVSWHEFSSGLPLLEALNVGGVDLSADVADTVPVFAQAAGAQLTYFAQEAPSPSAQAIVVRADAPYATVADLKGKKIALTKAAGSHYLLIAALDKAGLRFKDIEPAYLTPADGRAAFERGSVAAWVTWDPYLAGVQRQSPVKILADGRNIADYQRYYLASSSYAEARSDVLAVVFEALRKTGKWVKQSPKEAAELLAPAWGLDAKTVELANSRRSYDVRLVQKDALGEQQRIADAFYGEGLLPRKLDATAVPLWRGTK; via the coding sequence ATGTTCACCCCGCGCCGCCGTACCGTGCTATCCCTGTTTGCATTGACATCCTTGCTGCCGCTGGCTTCCTTGCCGGCGTTGGCGCAAAAACCATCGACGCTGCGCATCGGCTATCAGAAGTCTTCCACCCTGCTCACCATCCTCAAAGTACGCGGCCAACTGGAACAGGATCTCGCGCCGCTGGGCGTCAAGGTCAGTTGGCACGAGTTCTCCAGCGGCCTGCCGCTACTGGAAGCGCTCAATGTCGGCGGCGTGGATTTAAGCGCCGACGTCGCGGATACGGTGCCGGTATTCGCGCAGGCTGCCGGCGCGCAGCTGACCTATTTCGCGCAGGAGGCGCCGTCGCCGTCCGCGCAGGCGATCGTGGTGCGCGCCGACGCGCCGTATGCAACCGTGGCGGATTTGAAGGGGAAGAAGATCGCACTGACCAAGGCGGCGGGCAGCCACTACCTGCTGATCGCGGCGCTGGACAAGGCGGGATTGCGATTCAAGGACATAGAACCGGCTTACCTGACGCCGGCCGATGGCCGCGCGGCGTTCGAGCGTGGCAGTGTTGCGGCCTGGGTGACCTGGGACCCGTATCTGGCTGGCGTGCAGCGGCAGTCGCCGGTGAAGATTTTGGCGGATGGCCGCAACATCGCCGACTATCAGCGCTATTACCTGGCGTCGAGCAGCTATGCGGAGGCGCGTTCGGACGTGCTGGCGGTGGTTTTTGAAGCTTTGCGCAAGACCGGCAAATGGGTCAAGCAATCGCCGAAGGAGGCGGCGGAGTTGCTGGCACCGGCGTGGGGGTTGGATGCGAAGACGGTGGAACTGGCCAATAGCCGGCGCAGCTATGATGTGCGGCTGGTGCAGAAGGACGCGCTGGGCGAGCAGCAGCGCATCGCCGACGCGTTTTACGGCGAGGGTCTGCTGCCGCGCAAGCTGGATGCGACAGCGGTGCCGCTGTGGCGCGGCACGAAGTAA
- a CDS encoding flavin monoamine oxidase family protein, translated as MQLAATSGYAAATAAMTTLGLGAPSIAVAGQTTGLQLAPGSGKGLRVLVLGAGIAGLVSAYELRKAGYEVQVVEARERVGGRNWTIRNGTRIEYEDGTTQTAEFEPDHYFNAGPARLPSHHQTILGYCREFGVELEAEVNTSRSAYFLPDPAKGGQPIQLRRAINDARGHISELLAKSVNRGALDQELSVDDRARLVEFLKVYGDLTPKSEFKGTERSGYKVFPGSAEQVGERQEPLSLEALLHPDLWTSLIFDELLIFQPTMLQPVGGMDRIPHAFYERLKDVVRLNTEVKAIRNKPAGVDVTVRDRASGTVQVLSADFAVTTFPLPVLALVDTNFSPEVKAAISGVHYDTASKIAWQSRRFWETDTHIYGGISIVKHETALIWYPSGGFHKATGVLVGCYNIGQAARDFTAKSLAAQFASSRGVIDRVHPGRGAELQRPVSVAWHKVPYSLGSWVHWATPAEKEYTLLNKPEGRVHFAGEYLSQIGAWQEGAALSAHHAIAAIAHRVATGATFAKRAA; from the coding sequence ATGCAGCTTGCTGCGACCAGCGGCTACGCCGCAGCCACCGCCGCCATGACGACCCTGGGTTTAGGCGCGCCGTCGATCGCGGTGGCCGGCCAAACCACCGGTTTGCAACTGGCTCCCGGTTCGGGAAAGGGCTTGCGCGTGCTGGTGCTGGGCGCAGGCATTGCCGGCCTGGTGTCGGCCTACGAGCTGCGCAAGGCTGGCTATGAGGTGCAGGTGGTGGAGGCGCGCGAGCGCGTCGGCGGTCGTAACTGGACCATACGCAACGGCACCCGCATCGAGTACGAAGACGGCACCACGCAGACCGCCGAATTTGAGCCGGACCACTATTTCAACGCGGGGCCGGCGCGTTTGCCCAGCCATCATCAGACCATCCTGGGCTACTGCCGCGAGTTCGGTGTCGAGTTGGAGGCGGAGGTCAACACCAGCCGCAGCGCCTATTTTCTGCCGGATCCTGCCAAGGGCGGCCAGCCGATCCAACTGCGCCGCGCCATCAACGATGCGCGCGGCCATATCTCCGAGCTGCTGGCCAAGTCGGTCAACCGCGGCGCGCTCGATCAAGAGCTGAGCGTTGACGACCGTGCGCGCCTGGTCGAATTCCTGAAGGTTTATGGCGACCTGACCCCAAAGTCTGAGTTCAAGGGCACCGAGCGTTCCGGCTACAAGGTCTTTCCGGGATCGGCGGAGCAGGTGGGCGAACGCCAGGAACCGTTGTCGCTGGAGGCCTTGCTCCACCCCGACCTCTGGACGTCGTTGATTTTCGACGAGCTGCTGATCTTCCAGCCGACGATGCTGCAACCGGTCGGCGGCATGGATCGAATCCCCCACGCCTTCTACGAGCGGCTGAAGGATGTGGTGCGGCTGAATACAGAGGTCAAGGCTATCCGCAACAAACCGGCGGGCGTCGATGTGACGGTGCGCGACCGCGCCAGCGGCACTGTGCAGGTGCTGTCGGCCGATTTCGCTGTCACGACTTTCCCTTTGCCGGTGCTGGCGCTGGTCGACACCAATTTCTCGCCGGAGGTGAAAGCCGCGATCTCCGGCGTTCACTACGACACCGCCAGCAAGATCGCCTGGCAGTCGCGCCGCTTCTGGGAAACGGATACCCATATCTATGGCGGCATCTCCATCGTCAAGCACGAAACGGCGCTGATCTGGTATCCCAGCGGCGGTTTTCACAAGGCCACCGGCGTACTGGTTGGCTGCTACAACATCGGCCAGGCCGCGCGCGACTTCACCGCCAAATCCCTGGCGGCGCAATTTGCGTCCTCTCGCGGCGTCATCGACCGCGTGCATCCGGGACGCGGCGCCGAACTGCAACGTCCAGTCAGCGTGGCCTGGCACAAGGTGCCTTACAGCCTTGGGTCGTGGGTGCACTGGGCCACGCCGGCGGAGAAGGAATACACGTTACTGAATAAGCCGGAGGGGCGCGTCCACTTCGCCGGCGAGTACCTGAGCCAGATCGGCGCATGGCAGGAGGGTGCCGCGCTGTCGGCCCACCATGCAATCGCCGCCATCGCACACCGCGTTGCCACCGGCGCTACCTTCGCCAAGCGCGCCGCCTGA
- a CDS encoding RidA family protein, whose protein sequence is MKTTAKVLFASLYLSTVAAQAQQIKRTPIPNSNFPISVAVTVPANAETIYFSGVLPDVADATAPKGTPAAYGNTETQTASVLRKLQSALAAEGLSFGDVVSLRVFLVGDPKLDNKLDFSGLNTAFGQFFGTAAQPAKPARTALQVAALPLPGALVEIDLVAARVKP, encoded by the coding sequence ATGAAAACCACCGCTAAAGTATTGTTTGCAAGCCTGTACTTGTCCACCGTCGCCGCCCAGGCGCAGCAGATCAAGCGCACGCCCATCCCCAATTCCAATTTCCCCATCTCGGTCGCCGTCACTGTGCCGGCCAACGCGGAAACCATCTATTTCAGCGGCGTGCTGCCGGATGTCGCCGACGCCACCGCGCCGAAAGGAACGCCGGCCGCCTATGGCAATACCGAGACGCAGACCGCGTCGGTGCTGCGCAAGCTGCAGTCCGCGCTCGCGGCCGAAGGGTTGTCTTTCGGCGATGTCGTCTCGCTGCGGGTGTTCCTGGTGGGCGATCCGAAGCTGGATAACAAGCTTGATTTCAGCGGGCTGAATACCGCCTTCGGCCAGTTCTTTGGTACCGCCGCGCAGCCGGCCAAGCCGGCCCGCACCGCCTTGCAGGTCGCAGCGCTGCCGCTGCCCGGCGCCCTGGTGGAGATCGACCTGGTCGCCGCCCGCGTCAAGCCATAA